A stretch of Aspergillus nidulans FGSC A4 chromosome VI DNA encodes these proteins:
- a CDS encoding aldo/keto reductase (transcript_id=CADANIAT00010302) yields the protein MARNLSLKSTQKLLSGYEIPILGYGVYQTPTNVAENVTVEALKLGYRHIDSAAAYKNEKEVTAAIAKAGLSRSQVFLTTKIPPRANGYEAAKKSIEDSLKQANTEYFDLILIHAPYGGKEGRLGTWKALVEAQKAGKTRSIGVSNFGVHHLEELQMYISSGGGGQIDVGQYELHPWLARPDIVDWLRKHGAVVQAYCPIVRNQRGDEPVLKELGKKYGKSAAQVLIRWSLQKGFVPLPKSVTPSRIKENAEVFDFELTEEDMAKLETGKYEPCAWDPTVEKD from the exons ATGGCTAGAAACCTTTCTCTCAAATCCACTCAAAAACTCCTTTCGGGGTACGAGATCCCCATTCTCGGATACGGT GTCTATCAAAC CCCAACAAACGTGGCGGAAAACGTCACCGTCGAGGCACTCAAGCTCGGATACAGACAC ATCGACTCTGCCGCCGCTTACAAGAATGAGAAAGAAGTAACGGCCGCAATTGCCAAAGCTGGTCTATCCCGTTCGCAAGTTTTCTTGACGACCAAAATTCCCCCGCGCGCCAACGGTTACGAGGCCGCAAAGAAAAGTATCGAGGATAGTCTCAAGCAGGCCAACACCGAATACTTTGATCT AATTCTGATTCACGCTCCCTacggaggaaaagaaggtcGTCTCGGTACCTGGAAGGCGCTTGTGGAGGCACAAAAAGCCGGCAAAACACGCTCGATCGGCGTCTCGAATTTCGGCGTTCACCAtctcgaggagctgcagatgtACATCTCATCGGGTGGTGGCGGACAGATTGATGTCGGACAGTACGAGCTTCACCCGTGGCTTGCAAGACCGGATATTGTGGACTGGCTGCGAAAGCATGGAGCCGTCGTTCAGGCTTACTGTCCTATAGTGAGGAATCAGAGGGGTGATGAGCCGGTACTGAAAGAGTTGGGGAAGAAATATGGAAAGAGCGCGGCGCAGGTGTTGATTCGGTGGAGTCTGCAAAAG GGATTCGTTCCGCTGCCGAAGTCAGTGACCCCGTCGCGGATCAAGGAGAATGCAGAGGTCTTTGACTTTGAGCTTactgaggaggatatggcgaAGCTCGAGACGGGCAAGTATGAGCCTTGTGCATGGGATCCTACGGTGGAGAAGGACTAG
- a CDS encoding haloalkane dehalogenase family protein (transcript_id=CADANIAT00010303) encodes MPLHLNLNIQTDRAYKLASHITETASMAILTLAGYLSSFVLSFTTIRLILVFILLPLYLYKFLLSLLPATIKNSIHLLVGPSGWSRLIKHTETYRNKSDTLAQAQLDGSYRFKPEEVFSIARNSRGWMETAPWANETEEFEVCGAKVRYIHLHASYSSVLQDGKREHRPIVFLHGNPSWSYAWRNVFPSLLNRGHDVYTIDWLGHGRSDKILQQEVITPELHIHTLVKFFEVTGLRNAIVAAHDWGGCIALCTIPRLPAETVDKLFLLNTFFPPRLSDSSLHYRLLNRIWYCTTGLLGGYLPESMIHRILEPSLSKADMHAFAAPYADVPRSAKSSITRFSHSVPSLPRFVLFQLRQTRAWKLIEGLTGPANWDSLTTQARLSAQGDQVRRYWGAKDAVDKGCEIAVVFGDKDPLIRDYKAVLTRAIHPDRMVAWAPRGMWIMNAGHLPMEGKAGEVAGLIASYIVTLYGMRYALAAIRTCGLFI; translated from the exons ATGCCGCTCCATCTCAATCTGAACATCCAAACAGACCGAGCATACAAGCTCGCATCCCACATCACCGAGACGGCCTCAATGGCAATCCTAACACTAGCCGGCTATCTGAGCtccttcgtcctctccttcaccaccatCCGTCTTATCTTGGTCTTCATTCTCCTCCCGCTCTACCTGTACAAGTTCCTTCTTTCGTTACTCCCAGCTACCATCAAGAACTCTATCCACCTCCTCGTTGGGCCATCCGGCTGGTCCCGGCTGATAAAGCACACCGAAACATACCGCAACAAGTCAGATACACTCGCGCAAGCACAGCTCGATGGATCATACAGATTCAAGCCAGAAGAGGTTTTCAGCATCGCCAGAAACAGCCGCGGATGGATGGAAACGGCGCCGTGGGCCAACGAGACGGAGGAGTTTGAGGTCTGCGGTGCGAAAGTGAGGTATATTCACCTCCACGCAAGTTATAGCTCGGTCCTGCAGGACGGAAAGAGAGAACATCGCCCGATCGTGTTCTTACATGGGAATCCGAGCTGGAGCTACGCATGGCGAAAT GTCTTCCCCTCCCTGCTCAACCGCGGCCACGACGTCTACACAATCGACTGGCTGGGCCACGGTCGAAGTGACAAGATCCTCCAGCAAGAGGTCATAACACCGGAGCTGCATATCCACACGCTGGTCAAGTTTTTTGAGGTCACAGGCTTGCGGAATGCTATTGTTGCAGCGCACGATTGGGGCGG CTGCATTGCTCTTTGTACTATTCCGCGTCTCCCCGCAGAGACTGTTGACAAACTCTTCCTGCTCAACACTTTCTTCCCGCCCCGTCTGAGCGACTCGAGCCTACACTACCGCCTGCTGAACAGGATCTGGTACTGCACTACCGGCCTGCTAGGCGGGTATCTGCCCGAGTCGATGATCCACCGCATCCTCGAGCCATCGCTGTCCAAGGCAGACATGCATGCCTTCGCTGCACCCTACGCCGACGTTCCCCGGTCCGCAAAATCATCCATCACCCGCTTCAGTCACTCAGTCCCTTCCCTCCCTCGCTTCGTCCTATTCCAGCTCCGCCAAACCAGAGCCTGGAAATTGATCGAAGGCCTCACCGGACCCGCCAACTGGGACAGCTTAACCACGCAAGCTCGGCTGTCTGCGCAGGGTGACCAGGTCCGGAGATATTGGGGGGCTAAAGACGCCGTTGATAAAGGATGTGAGATCGCGGTCGTCTTCGGGGACAAAGATCCGCTTATTCGAGACTACAAGGCCGTTCTTACGAGGGCAATCCATCCCGACCGCATGGTCGCTTGGGCACCTAGGGGCATGTGGATAATGAACGCGGGTCATTTACCGATGGAAGGCAAAGCGGGCGAGGTTGCCGGGTTGATTGCGAG CTATATAGTCACTCTATATGGTATGCGATATGCCCTGGCTGCCATTCGTACTTGTGGTTTATTCATCTGA